The Arachis hypogaea cultivar Tifrunner chromosome 14, arahy.Tifrunner.gnm2.J5K5, whole genome shotgun sequence genome has a segment encoding these proteins:
- the LOC140178349 gene encoding receptor-like protein 53 codes for MQFNWWNSNLDMNLTGLQRLGLQENHLQGEVPHSLFSLENLHTLSLSSNSLEGEIENDMFLKLKMLSYLSLSDNKLSLLPGKGSSNGTLPPLEVVELDSCNLVEFPSFLQDLDQLAFLGLSNNDFKSVVPNWIWEKKSLQSLSISGSSLTGEISPLICNLKSLVLLDLAYNNLNGTIPSCLGSSSQSLQIIMLHGNKLFGHLPQTYVMGSALKMIDVTDNNLQGQLPRELVNCRMLEFLDVSYNAINDSFPYWLGSLPELKVIGLRFNEFHGIINCPNICTFPKLHILDLSHNKFSGNLIPEMIMNLKSMTTSNISQLQYEDSIVFFGGENWFTHVSYSFTMSNKGVVTDYEQIQKTFYCMVAIDISGNKISGEIPSVLGDLKSLVLLNMSNNLFIGHIPSSFGKLSNLEALDLSLNGLSGKIPQELAELTFFEFFNVSFNKLSGPIPENKQFSTFEGNSFVGNQGLCGIQLKKQCRDSSWSPPTVLDNDHDSGSIIEFDWKIILIGYGGGVVAGLALGNAFGLDILAWLKNKKLLCFSYPF; via the coding sequence ATGCAATTTAACTGGTGGAATTCCAACTTGGATATGAACCTAACTGGCTTACAGCGGTTGGGTCTTCAAGAAAATCACCTTCAAGGTGAAGTTCCTCACTCTCTGTTTTCACTAGAGAATCTTCACACACTTTCTCTTAGTAGTAATTCTTTGGAAGGAGAGATTGAGAATGATATGTTTTTGAAGCTCAAAATGCTTAGTTATCTTTCTTTATCTGACAACAAACTCTCTTTGCTCCCGGGAAAAGGTTCTTCCAATGGAACCCTTCCTCCATTAGAAGTTGTAGAATTGGATTCATGCAATTTGGTTGAATTCCCATCCTTTTTGCAAGACTTGGATCAACTGGCATTTCTAGGCTTATCAAACAATGATTTCAAGTCAGTGGTACCTAACTGGATTTGGGAGAAAAAATCTCTTCAAAGTTTGTCCATTTCGGGGAGTTCATTGACAGGGGAAATATCTCCATTGATCTGCAATCTAAAATCCCTTGTGCTTCTTGATCTGGCCTATAATAACTTAAATGGCACCATTCCATCATGTTTGGGAAGCTCTAGCCAATCTCTTCAAATCATCATGCTACATGGAAACAAATTGTTTGGCCACCTTCCTCAAACATATGTCATGGGAAGTGCCCTTAAGATGATTGATGTCACTGACAACAATTTGCAAGGCCAGCTGCCAAGAGAATTGGTCAATTGTAGAATGCTTGAGTTTCTTGACGTGAGCTATAACGCGATCAACGACTCATTTCCCTACTGGTTGGGATCACTTCCTGAGCTGAAAGTTATCGGCTTACGTTTTAATGAATTTCATGGAATCATAAATTGCCCAAATATATGCACATTTCCAAAGCTTCACATTCTTGATCTTTCCCACAATAAGTTCTCTGGAAATTTGATTCCAGAGATGATCATGAATTTGAAGTCCATGACAACTTCCAACATAAGCCAATTACAATATGAGGATTCGATTGTCTTTTTTGGGGGGGAAAATTGGTTTACTCATGTTTCCTATTCATTCACAATGTCTAACAAAGGGGTTGTCACAGATTATGAGCAAATTCAGAAAACATTTTACTGCATGGTAGCCATTGATATTTCGGGTAACAAAATTTCTGGAGAGATTCCATCTGTTTTGGGGGATCTCAAGAGTCTTGTTTTGCTCAACATGTCCAATAACTTGTTTATTGGTCACATTCCATCTTCCTTTGGAAAGCTCTCAAACCTTGAAGCACTTGACCTTTCCCTCAATGGCCTGTCAGGAAAAATTCCCCAAGAATTAGCAGAACTCACCTTTTTTGAGTTTTTCAATGTGTCCTTTAACAAACTCTCAGGTCCTATACCAGAAAACAAGCAATTTTCTACGTTTGAAGGAAACTCCTTCGTGGGAAACCAAGGCCTGTGTGGGATACAGTTGAAGAAGCAATGTCGAGATAGTAGTTGGTCTCCCCCAACTGTACTTGATAATGATCATGACTCAGGATCTATCATTGAATTCGATTGGAAAATAATTCTAATTGGATACGGAGGAGGAGTTGTTGCTGGACTGGCACTTGGAAATGCTTTCGGTTTAGATATTCTTGCATggttaaaaaataagaaattactTTGCTTTTCTTACCCCTTTTAA